One window of the Helicoverpa zea isolate HzStark_Cry1AcR chromosome 7, ilHelZeax1.1, whole genome shotgun sequence genome contains the following:
- the LOC124631813 gene encoding allantoicase-like translates to MIETIVPAFAELSELASLGAGGGVVFATDDFFATCENMIADTEPIFIEDKYTDYGKWMDGWETRRKRIAGHDWCILKLATKCVIRGLLVDTAFFTGNYAPKYSIQAACLTPEEEESIPTRVSKMGTACNKFDLKHIERLKSDKWDELVPVTALRPGYVETRLNFQKVLSDDAWTHIRVNIYPDGGIARLRVFGEAKPERPPRNQIIDLVSLLNGAACQGFSNAHYGHPRNVIKPSKGKCMSDGWETARRLDRPNVIEANDDGTMKSTGQEWAVFKLGFPGNIKQICVDTNHFKGNYPDSVKIEGAYLGFADWYPETDANWCNILKPSKLSAHNEHWFDCDSGIITHIRVTMAPDGGFSRIRALGYVDSQIV, encoded by the exons ATGATCGAGACTATTGTTCCGGCGTTTGCTGAACTTAGCGAGTTAGCTAGTTTAGGG GCTGGTGGAGGAGTGGTCTTCGCCACTGATGATTTCTTCGCGACTTGTGAGAACATGATAGCTGATACGGAGCCCATCTTCATAGAAGACAAGTATACGGATTATGGCAAGTGGATGGATGGCTGGGAGACTAGAAGGAAAAGGATTGCGGGACACGATTGGTGTATCTTGAAGCTGGCTACTAAGTGTGTTATTCGAG GTTTATTGGTTGACACGGCATTCTTCACGGGGAACTATGCGCCGAAGTATTCGATACAAGCGGCGTGCTTGACCCCTGAAG aGGAGGAATCCATTCCAACAAGAGTATCGAAAATGGGCACGGCTTGCAACAAATTCGACTTGAAACATATCGAAAGACTTAAGTCTGACAAATGGGATGAGTTAGTGCCCGTAACAGCTCTGAGGCCAGGCTATGTGGAGACCAGGCTCAATTTTCAGAAG gtccTGAGCGACGATGCCTGGACTCACATTCGCGTGAACATTTATCCTGACGGAGGAATTGCTCGCCTGAGGGTATTCGGAGAAGCGAAACCAGAGCGGCCTCCAAGAAATCAAATTATAGACCTAGTGTCTTTACTGAATGGCGCCGCTTGCCAAG GGTTTTCAAACGCACATTACGGACATCCTAGAAATGTAATAAAGCCCTCAAAAGGCAAATGCATGTCGGATGGTTGGGAAACTGCCAGGAGACTAGACAGACCGAACGTTATTGAAGCTAATGATGATGGAACGATGAAAAGCACAG GGCAAGAATGGGCGGTCTTCAAATTGGGCTTCCCAGGAAACATTAAGCAAATTTGTGTGGACACCAACCACTTTAAAGGCAATTATCCTGACTCCGTGAAGATTGAGGGGGCGTATTTAGGATTCGCCGATTGGTACCCGGAGACAGATGCCAACTGGTGTAATATTTTGAAGCCTAGTAAG CTATCAGCCCATAATGAGCACTGGTTCGACTGTGATTCGGGTATCATCACACACATTAGAGTAACGATGGCGCCAGACGGCGGTTTCAGCAGAATTAGGGCGCTAGGATATGTCGACTCACAAATTGTTTGA